A portion of the Fulvia fulva chromosome 1, complete sequence genome contains these proteins:
- a CDS encoding Peroxisomal biogenesis factor 6, with amino-acid sequence MAYDVPKPVSLKRKRRRREDKPAVAARIYLDSNLKGEVGILSADLVRDLFPGQDGQSSGQAGEQKKLFCAVTAWTPNPSLSESSWTILPIRAQAASEKPLPASTIRFPASASGTQSFVKLVQALAPSKPLRQNSSVEVRVSDVVPLPLDTIFVSVDPEAIQKLQDVHKRYGGGVGTAAQNARRPGKQAASPVQEDGAATEREENVKALVKEALWSIVHTEDLLPLPISHPVTHTMAPPARILACEPVSQGLVSDSTNIVLVPTSSEKRANAGNRGLLSPRLDEESGEEDTANEAFYSATEENSPAKPLKPIVTSKSATDFSNSDDMFDSSAEESNLSDDDDMISLAKPSLVDGPSGLSSALTSATPRPFGLGTRGIGTPGSVFSNMTSTTIRGGQATRSKVFRAQGLVERIPNELLHPRPSADEDEEARVYVDAQSLARLGCFSGDWLRIEAAESQILPNFSAFGELGGLTERQWRPAKVYTLPENMTKRAQNYKVNTRHGRRDSISSLATNSSTAAMIYLSPVLLANLQEPTNISMSAMPKNKRQSLKRPMTPRPDTASARLPPTASEVTLRKIVTPISTEQSLNNALFTKLKQYFEMRQRIIKPGDLIAIQVDESLGRSVYEGEAELDGSSASALLCHNVANGESSDSKTPVNVAWFSIEAINVPPSEDGIEPESDTWGDAATIDPTKIQMRQSGDDRRQLPSASSNTWQYYLGVRKVQAKPTANAAATGLPEVTPPYISALQRRLRELISVSIGPRAVHLGMPPLTVLIHSTQRNIGKTRTVQRVCSDLGVHFFPIDGNDIASEGGQGVDTQAQGLLEARCERALDCGAEFTAICITHLEVLGEERTAASLKGVLETARVLVATTTDVDKIPDTVRGLFTHELEMSAPDEGEREGILRDIATDSGVSLALEVDLASIAVKTAALVAGDLLDVVERALVAKAERLYTLAVTKTEAAKDAITIKDIQLSGGAAANAVIPADFDAAVDLARKNFADSIGAPKIPNVQWSDVGGLTNVKDAVIETIQLPLSRPELFAKGLKKRSGILFYGPPGTGKTLLAKAIATEFSLNFFSVKGPELLNMYIGESEANVRRVFQRARDARPCVVFFDELDSVAPKRGNQGDSGGVMDRIVSQLLAELDGMSDGEESGGGVFVIGATNRPDLLDQALLRPGRFDKMLYLGISDTHDKQATILQALTRKFTLSPTVSLPRVASHLPFTFTGADLYALASDAMLKAVTRSARTVDSRVAAINAERNAKGQSVISVAYYFDHYATEADTEVAVVEEDFHLARQELTPSVSLDELRHYERVRSMFESVKEKTEDSNDTHDQRPASSQQGVNGSNAAGGSDARQRAADAMKRISRNGPPASVVTNGSGGGGDHSHPVLRPNAASAPGAADTKADADADDDFVIRTDRMSLQQSSPRKGKGKGKGKSREIESNQPVSNGTVVQDGGDADDAGEDLYD; translated from the exons ATGGCTTACGACGTGCCCAAGCCAGTCTCGCTCAAGAGGAAGAGGAGAAGGAGGGAGGACAAGCCGGCTGTCGCGGCGAGAATATATCTGGACAGCAACCTGAAGGGAGAGGTCGGCATTCTATCAGCTGATCTGGTGCGAGACCTGTTTCCCGGGCAGGATGGGCAGAGTTCTGGTCAAGCGGGCGAACAGAAGAAGCTGTTCTGCGCAGTAACAGCGTGGACGCCCAATCCTTCGCTCTCCGAGTCAAGCTGGACGATTCTGCCAATCAGAGCCCAAGCTGCGAGCGAGAAACCACTGCCTGCCTCGACCATCAGGTTTCCAGCATCGGCTTCAGGTACGCAGAGCTTTGTGAAGCTCGTCCAGGCTCTTGCTCCCTCCAAGCCCCTCCGTCAAAACAGCTCCGTCGAGGTCAGAGTCAGCGATGTCGTGCCACTGCCGCTTGACACCATCTTCGTGTCGGTAGATCCGGAAGCGATCCAAAAGCTGCAAGATGTGCATAAACGGTATGGTGGTGGTGTTGGCACAGCTGCGCAGAATGCCAGGAGGCCAGGCAAGCAGGCGGCTTCGCCCGTGCAAGAGGATGGAGCTGCTACAGAACGGGAAGAGAACGTGAAGGCATTGGTCAAGGAAGCTCTTTGGTCTATCGTCCATACCGAGGACCTTCTGCCATTGCCAATCTCGCATCCGGTCACGCACACCATGGCGCCTCCAGCCAGGATTCTGGCTTGCGAGCCTGTGTCCCAAGGGCTGGTATCTGATTCCACCAACATTGTGCTTGTGCCTACCTCTTCCGAGAAACGTGCCAATGCTGGGAACAGAGGCCTTCTTTCTCCACGTCTGGACGAGGAGTCTGGCGAGGAGGACACAGCCAATGAGGCCTTCTACTCTGCTACCGAAGAGAACTCCCCAGCAAAGCCACTGAAGCCGATCGTTACATCGAAATCTGCCACCGACTTCTCGAACTCTGACGATATGTTCGATTCAAGTGCTGAGGAGAGCAACTTGTCTGATGACGATGACATGATATCGTTGGCGAAGCCCAGTCTCGTGGATGGACCATCGGGGCTCAGCTCCGCACTGACATCCGCAACACCCAGACCCTTCGGACTGGGCACTCGTGGTATCGGCACGCCAGGATCTGTCTTCTCCAACATGACTTCAACGACGATTAGAGGAGGCCAGGCGACTCGCAGCAAGGTCTTTCGCGCGCAGGGCCTCGTTGAACGCATACCGAATGAGCTGCTGCATCCACGACCATCTGCCGACGAGGACGAAGAAGCTCGTGTCTACGTTGACGCCCAGTCATTAGCTCGTCTAGGCTGTTTCTCCGGCGACTGGCTCAGAATCGAAGCTGCTGAAAGCCAGATACTGCCGAACTTTAGTGCTTTCGGCGAGCTTGGTGGCCTGACAGAGCGACAATGGCGCCCAGCCAAGGTCTACACTCTCCCGGAGAATATGACGAAGCGAGCGCAGAACTATAAAGTGAACACGAGGCACGGTCGCAGAGATAGCATCTCTTCGCTTGCGACGAACTCTTCCACGGCAGCGATGATCTACCTTTCGCCAGTATTGTTAGCCAACTTGCAGGAGCCGACCAATATCAGCATGTCTGCCATGCCTAAGAACAAGAGGCAGAGTCTGAAACGACCTATGACGCCCAGACCGGACACTGCTTCTGCTCGATTGCCACCGACTGCATCGGAGGTGACACTGAGGAAGATCGTGACACCAATTTCGACCGAACAATCACTGAACAATGCACTCTTCACCAAGCTGAAGCAGTACTTCGAGATGAGGCAGCGCATCATCAAGCCTGGCGATTTGATTGCCATACAAGTGGACGAATCGTTGGGCCGATCCGTCTATGAGGGTGAAGCTGAGCTGGATGGTAGCAGCGCTTCTGCCCTGCTGTGTCACAATGTAGCCAACGGCGAGAGCAGTGACAGCAAGACTCCCGTCAACGTTGCGTGGTTCTCCATCGAAGCCATCAACGTTCCGCCATCAGAAGACGGCATCGAGCCAGAGTCTGATACCTGGGGCGACGCTGCGACCATTGACCCTACCAAAATACAGATGAGGCAATCCGGAGATGACAGACGTCAACTGCCGTCGGCCTCGAGCAATACATGGCAGTATTATCTGGGCGTTCGCAAAGTACAGGCAAAGCCTACTGCCAATGCTGCTGCTACCGGTCTGCCTGAAGTCACTCCACCTTACATCTCGGCTTTGCAGAGGAGGCTCCGTGAGCTGATATCTGTCTCGATAGGTCCGCGTGCAGTGCATCTGGGTATGCCGCCTCTGACGGTACTCATACATTCGACTCAGCGAAACATCGGCAAAACACGCACTGTGCAGCGCGTCTGCAGTGACCTTGGCGTCCACTTCTTCCCGATCGATGGTAACGATATCGCATCAGAAGGCGGTCAAGGCGTCGACACGCAGGCACAAGGTCTTCTGGAGGCGAGATGTGAACGTGCTCTTGACTGTGGAGCTGAGTTTACGGCAATCTGTATCACGCATCTGGAAGTGCTTGGTGAAGAACGAACTGCAGCATCGCTGAAGGGCGTACTGGAGACAGCAAGAGTACTGGTCGCTACCACCACGGATGTTGACAAGATCCCGGACACCGTGCGAGGACTTTTCACGCATGAGTTGGAGATGTCTGCACCTGACGAAGGCGAGCGAGAGGGCATCCTTCGAGACATTGCAACCGACTCTGGCGTATCGCTTGCCCTTGAGGTAGACCTGGCATCGATAGCAGTCAAGACTGCCGCACTCGTGGCTGGTGATCTTCTAGATGTGGTCGAGCGTGCGCTCGTGGCAAAGGCCGAAAGGCTCTATACTCTGGCTGTGACGAAGACTGAAGCAGCCAAAGATGCCATCACTATCAAGGACATACAACTCTCAGGCGGCGCTGCTGCCAATGCAGTCATCCCAGCAGACTTCGATGCTGCCGTTGACCTCGCAAGAAAGAACTTCGCAGACTCAATCGGTGCACCCAAGATTCCTAACGTCCAATGGTCTGATGTCGGAGGTCTAACCAACGTCAAAGACGCAGTCATCGAAACGATTCAACTACCACTTTCGCGACCGGAGCTCTTTGCCAAAGGCCTCAAGAAGCGCAGCGGTATCCTCTTCTACGGACCCCCCGGCACTGGTAAGACGCTCCTTGCCAAGGCAATCGCCACAGAGTTCAGCCTCAATTTCTTCTCCGTCAAGGGCCCAGAGCTGCTCAACATGTACATTGGAGAGTCAGAGGCCAACGTCCGCCGCGTCTTCCAACGTGCCAGAGATGCACGACCATGCGTCGTCTTCTTCGACGAATTGGACTCGGTTGCACCGAAACGTGGCAATCAAGGTGACTCCGGCGGTGTTATGGACAGAATCGTCTCCCAACTCCTCGCAGAGCTCGATGGCATGAGTGACGGCGAGGAAAGCGGCGGAGGCGTCTTCGTCATTGGCGCCACGAACAGACCCGATCTCCTCGATCAAGCACTCCTGCGACCTGGCCGTTTCGATAAGATGCTTTACCTCGGAATCAGCGATACTCACGACAAGCAGGCGACTATCCTGCAAGCGCTGACGAGAAA ATTCACCCTCTCGCCAACCGTCTCCCTCCCCCGCGTCGCCTCACACCTCCCCTTCACCTTCACCGGCGCAGACCTGTACGCCCTCGCCTCCGACGCCATGCTCAAAGCTGTCACGCGCTCCGCCCGCACCGTCGATTCCCGCGTCGCAGCCATCAACGCGGAGCGCAATGCCAAGGGCCAGAGTGTCATCTCAGTGGCGTATTACTTTGATCACTACGCCACCGAAGCGGACACGGAAGTTGCGGTAGTGGAGGAAGACTTCCATCTTGCGAGACAAGAGTTGACGCCGAGTGTCAGCTTGGACGAGTTGAGGCATTATGAGAGGGTGAGGAGTATGTTTGAGAGTGTTAAGGAGAAGACGGAGGATTCAAATGATACGCACGATCAAAGGCCTGCTTCCTCGCAGCAGGGGGTTAATGGGTCCAATGCTGCTGGGGGTTCTGATGCGCGGCAACGAGCTGCGG